From Toxorhynchites rutilus septentrionalis strain SRP chromosome 2, ASM2978413v1, whole genome shotgun sequence, a single genomic window includes:
- the LOC129764858 gene encoding zinc transporter foi, which translates to MARHIMAVCVVCLLCADHLPCKQHDDEPGRIQSIADANYVYHKELDIRRLGAAPQSAEKTHLVKRHTHGHDHHKHHHDGGHDHSEDGDDGTADAYDQRVVRQKLETFMQMIFSEFGDPQSMTMDVIGFESMIKRLNMYRLVTEIFPNVSVKQTTPNNDRTDADDDGSCINSIDFVKHIAAQNAKSPANLSHLTYSDAVNSSSSNNPNTNNGTASNSNNNSSSSSSSNSGSLHVSDKVLNNASSSNNNSQSNDSNFVSELNRLKASIRMDQDDLFNICPILLAQLSSKTSRERAGCIDPANIPNLSSLTGGSSSSVHVHGEHVDDSIELSVWIYSTLAVLGVSLCGLLGVAVIPCMDKHFYQHALQFLVALAVGTLCGDALLHLLPHAMMSRTMTDSHDEMMYKGLAAVGGIVFFYFMERFLTVIAEWYKHQEKKDKPSSRVRVMRDPEASSLHNTSGGEKQCKHKYSSYPYCYDEIAMDTKDDHHEHNNVGNHHNNHNNATAKCANHGEHGDHTGEYVSLHQNNGKDDPINQDNNTVSTNLDDASIESESAYHKPKMRPENYTIILREHETKHHGHSHTHGHVHSPPGSLSAVAWMVIMGDGLHNFTDGMTIGAAFANNIAGGFSTAIAVFCHELPHELGDFAVLLKAGMSARDAVYYNLLSSILSFIGMLVGIVIGHQEQASAWVFSVAAGLFLYIALVDMIPEMTSAHGAEDRCKTSEFLLQFFGMSAGFGIMLLIAMYEHDLKEIFVD; encoded by the exons ATGGCACGCCACATAATGGCGGTTTGCGTCGTATGCTTGCTGTGTGCCGATCATCTGCCCTGTAAACAACATGATGACGAACCAGGGCGAATACAGTCCATTGCTGATGCGAACTACGTTTATCACAAAGAGCTAGATATACGACGGTTAGGAGCAGCACCACAAAGCGCCGAGAAAACTCATTTGGTGAAGCGGCATACACACGGGCATGATCATCATAAGCATCATCATGATGGTGGACATGATCACAGCGAGGATGGAGACGATGGGACGGCTGATGCGTATGATCAGCGTGTGGTGAGACAAAAACTGGAGACCTTCATGCAGATGATTTTCAGCGAGTTTGGGGATCCTCAGTCGATGACGATGGATGTGATAGGTTTCGAAAGCATGATAAAGCGTTTGAACATGTACCGATTGGTTACTGAGATATTCCCCAATGTATCGGTCAAACAAACGACACCAAACAACGATCGGACGGATGCGGATGACGATGGATCT TGTATCAACAGCATCGACTTCGTGAAGCACATTGCAGCACAAAACGCAAAATCTCCTGCAAATCTATCTCATCTGACATACAGTGATGCAGTTAATAGCAGTAGTAGCAATAATCCCAATACTAATAATGGCACTGCCAGTAATAGTAATAACAactccagcagcagcagcagcagcaatagcGGTAGTTTACACGTTAGTGATAAAGTATTAAATAACGCTAGTAGCAGTAACAACAATAGCCAGAGCAACGATAGCAATTTTGTCAGTGAACTGAATCGACTAAAAGCTTCTATTCGAATGGATCAAGATGATCTGTTCAACATCTGCCCGATTTTGCTGGCGCAGCTCTCATCGAAAACATCCAGAGAACGAGCGGGATGCATTGATCCTGCCAACATCCCTAATTTGTCATCGCTCACCGGAGGGTCGTCTTCTTCGGTGCATGTTCATGGGGAACATGTCGACGATTCGATAGAGCTATCGGTGTGGATTTACTCCACCCTGGCCGTTTTAGGTGTTAGTTTGTGTGGTTTGTTAGGTGTTGCTGTGATACCCTGCATGGATAAGCACTTTTACCAACACGCACTACAGTTTCTAGTGGCGCTTGCGGTGGGTACTCTCTGCGGGGATGCTTTGCTCCACCTGCTTCCCCATGCGATGATGTCACGAACGATGACCGATTCGCACGATGAAATGATGTACAAAGGATTGGCCGCAGTTGGAGGAATAGTGTTCTTTTATTTTATGGAACGATTCTTAACCGTGATAGCTGAGTGGTACAAACACCAGGAGAAAAAAGATAAACCATCGTCCCGAGTGCGAGTAATGCGAGATCCCGAGGCCAGCTCACTGCACAATACTTCCGGAGGCGAAAAGCAGTGCAAGCACAAGTATAGTTCCTATCCGTATTGTTACGATGAAATCGCCATGGACACCAAAGATGATCACCACGAGCATAACAACGTAGGAAACCATCACAATAATCACAATAACGCCACTGCTAAGTGCGCAAACCATGGCGAGCATGGTGATCACACCGGTGAATATGTTAGTTTGCATCAGAACAACGGCAAAGATGATCCTATCAACCAGGACAATAATACTGTGTCTACTAACTTAGATGACGCTTCGATAGAGAGCGAATCGGCATATCATAAACCAAAAATGCGTCCGGAGAACTACACCATCATTCTGCGTGAGCACGAAACGAAACATCATGGACATTCGCACACCCATGGACATGTGCACTCCCCACCAGGATCCCTCTCGGCTGTCGCCTGGATGGTTATCATGGGAGATGGGCTGCATAATTTCACCGACGGTATGACCATCGGGGCTGCTTTTGCAAACAACATTGCCGGTGGATTTTCCACTGCCATTGCAGTGTTTTGTCACGAGCTTCCGCACGAGCTGGGTGACTTCGCAGTATTGCTGAAGGCGGGCATGTCAGCCCGGGATGCAGTTTATTACAATTTGCTGTCATCGATACTGAGTTTCATAGGAATGCTGGTCGGCATTGTGATCGGACATCAGGAGCAGGCATCGGCATGGGTGTTTTCGGTTGCGGCTGGACTGTTTCTGTATATAGCGCTGGTCGATATG ATACCAGAGATGACGTCTGCACATGGGGCCGAGGACCGCTGTAAAACGTCGGaatttttgcttcaattttTCGGTATGAGTGCTGGTTTTGGCATTATGCTACTTATTGCGATGTACGAGCATGATCTCAAGGAAATCTTTGTCGATTGA